The Bdellovibrio sp. NC01 genome includes the window GTGATTTCGGCAACTCGTTGCAAGATCAATTGGTAATCTAAAGTTGGCGGAACCAGCGTAAATGATTCGCCGGCGAAGATCACTAAACCAATACGGTCAGAACTACGACCTTCAATGAAACGTTTGATCGTTTCTTTTGCTGCTTCCAAACGATTTAAAGGTTTCATATCTTCGATCAACATACTGTCGGAAATATCCAGACAGATAACGATGTCGATACCTTCAACGTTCTTTTTAATTTTCGTATTCATTTCCTGCGGTCGTGCTAAGGCGATAATCGCAAAAACAATCGCAAGGGCTTTCATTAATAGTGGCAGATGCATCAAACGCGTGCGTACACTTGGCGTCACTGACTTTAAGACTTCGATAGAACCAAACTGCAACGTCGGCGTTTTCTTTTTCTTACGCCACATCGTCCACACAAGAAGCAAAACTAAAGGAAGAATCAGCCAGAATGCCGCGGAAGAATGGAAAGTCATGACATGCTCTCCATTGTTTCAACTAAGTTTCTTGTGCGTTTTGAAAGATTCACGACGTCACTTGCGGTGACATTTTGTTTGTTTTCAAAGGCGTGCTGATATTCTTTGATCAAATCCTGCATGTCTTTGCCACATTCAGCATAGACTTTGCGATGACGTTTTTTGATGTCTTTGGCAATAAGGCGCGCGCTCCATTCCAAAGCAGGAATTTGGTATTTGCGTGTGATATACAGACGCAACATGTGGCGCATTTCTTCCATCGCTTTAGAAATATCATCAGCCGTTGTTTCACCGCTGAAGAACGCTGGATTTGAACGCTGCACTTTACGCATGCTTTGATGGAATTGACTGATCGGCGACAAGGCCGAGTCATGTTCTTTCAAGCCTTCAATCATATTACGGCGTTGAATCACTCGTATCACCTTAAAGACGATACCTGCGATAATCGCCCCCAAAACGGCAATCAGAATCACCCAATAGATATGCGGCACTGAAAGTTCCGCAGGACCGATCGGACCATACGGTTCAATCTTCGCTTGGGCTTGTTGGGCACCAGCGGCATCGACACCTTCTGGTTTTGGAATAGAAGTCTGCACGAAATATTCAATGCGACCTAAACTGAACGTCTCAGTTCCATCCGTCATTTGCAAGTCAGGCCACTCAATGTTGCCGGCTTTGTAACCAGTAACAACAAACACCGCTTTTGAGGGCGAATCCATGCGTGCTTTTAAAAGCTTAATTAAATATTTCTGCTCAGCAGTTTCGACGAAATGCAATTTGTCGACTTGAAGATTTTTTGGAAACTCCCCTTCACAAGTCACAAGGGCCTCGCGACCAACGGTCATCTCGTTGTCCTTGAGCCCTTCTACTTTAGGAATTTCAAACTTACACTGAACTACTGCCATTATTTTCTCTTCTTAAAGAACGCCACCAAAGGATCTACGTAATCCTCGCTGGATTTCACATCAACGCGTTCTACCTGCGACAAGCGCAAAAGTTTATCGCGTTGTTCTTTACGCTGTTGGACCGCATCTTCGTATTCCTGACGGAATGAAGGTGATGATGTATCGACCGTCAGAACTTCGCCGGTTTCGGCATCCTGAACTTCGATCACACCCATGCGTGGTAATGAAATTTCCGCAGCGTCATTCACGACACATGCAACCACGTCATGCTTACGTCCCAACAAACGCAAACTTTGTTCAAAGCCTTGATCCATAAAATCACTGAACACGAAAATCGTTGCGCGTTTTTTCAATGCACCCTGCATGAAACTTAAACCCGCAGAAATTTTCGTCTTATGACTTTTTGGCTGATAATAAAATAAATCACGAAGCAAACGGCGCACATGACCGCGACCTTTTTTCGGTGGCACGAAATGTTCAACTTGATCGCTGAACAATAACAAACCAATTTGGTCATTATTTTTCACGGCTGAAAAAGCCAGTAAAGCGGCAAGCTGAGTCATCACCTCGCCTTTAAAATAAGGACCCGTTCCGAAATCGGCAGAGCCACTGACGTCAACTGCAAGAATCAAAGTCAGTTCACGCTCTTCTTCGTATGTTTTGATATAAGGTTTTCCTGTGCGCGCAGTCAGCGGCCAAGAAATCGAACGAATGTCGTCGCCCGCTACGTACTCCCTGAAATCAGCGAAAGTCATACCCTGACCTTTAAAGGCCGTATGGTATTCACCGGCAAAGAGATTGTTCACAAGCTTTCTTGTGTTGATCTCTAAGAGTTTAACTTTCTTTAAGACCTCAGGAGGTAAACTCACTACGGCACCTCAATTTGGCTCAAGATCTCTTTGATCACGTCGTCTGACTTGATGTTTTCAGCTTCCGCTTCGTAAGTCAGAATCAAACGATGTCTCATCACGTGGTAGGCAATGGCTTTCACGTCTTCTGCTGTCACGTAACCGCGACCTTGCAAGAACGCATGCGCTTTCGCTGCTCTAAATAAGCAGATCGTGGCGCGCGGAGAACCGCCCACGTTGATCAAGTTTGCGATACGGCTTAGACCGTATTCCGCAGGCTTACGAGTCGCCATCACCAGTTCAACGATGTAGTTTTTGATTTTGTTATCAACATAAATCTGATCTGCACGAGCTG containing:
- a CDS encoding DUF58 domain-containing protein, producing the protein MSLPPEVLKKVKLLEINTRKLVNNLFAGEYHTAFKGQGMTFADFREYVAGDDIRSISWPLTARTGKPYIKTYEEERELTLILAVDVSGSADFGTGPYFKGEVMTQLAALLAFSAVKNNDQIGLLLFSDQVEHFVPPKKGRGHVRRLLRDLFYYQPKSHKTKISAGLSFMQGALKKRATIFVFSDFMDQGFEQSLRLLGRKHDVVACVVNDAAEISLPRMGVIEVQDAETGEVLTVDTSSPSFRQEYEDAVQQRKEQRDKLLRLSQVERVDVKSSEDYVDPLVAFFKKRK